A single Brassica rapa cultivar Chiifu-401-42 chromosome A04, CAAS_Brap_v3.01, whole genome shotgun sequence DNA region contains:
- the LOC103864563 gene encoding serine/arginine-rich splicing factor RSZ22A isoform X1: MSRVYVGNLDPRVTERELEDEFRVYGVIKSVWVARRPPGYAFLDFEDSRDARDAIRDLDGKNGWRVEESHNRGGGGGRGGRGGGDGGRGRGGSDLKCYECGEPGHFARECRSRGGSGRRRSPSPRGRSPPRYRKSPTYGERRRSYSPRARSPPPPRRRSPSPRGRNYSRSPPPYRGRDEVPYANGNGLKDVRRSRS; encoded by the exons ATGTCGCGTGTGTACGTTGGTAATTTGGATCCGCGAGTTACTGAGCGTGAGCTCGAGGATGAGTTTCGTGTCTATGGAGTCATCAAGAG TGTTTGGGTTGCAAGACGTCCTCCTGGTTACGCCTTTCTTGATTTTGAAGACTCAAGGGATGCCCGCGACGCCATTCGTGATTTAGATG GCAAGAATGGATGGAGGGTGGAAGAGTCTCACAaccgtggtggtggtggaggccGTGGTGGTCGTGGAGGAGGTGATGGTGGCCGTGGCCGTGGTGGTTCTGATTTGAAGTGCTATGAGTGTGGCGAGCCTGGTCACTTTGCACGTGAGTGCCGCTCTCGTGGCGGCTCTGGGAGGCGTCGCAGTCCGTCTCCTCGTGGTCGCAGTCCTCCTAGATACAGAAAGAGCCCAACGTATGGAGAAAGGCGCAG GAGCTACAGCCCTCGCGCAagatctcctcctcctccaaggCGTCGCAGTCCTTCTCCTCGTGGTCGCAACTACAGTAGGTCACCCCCACCTTACAGAGGACGTGACGAGGTCCCATATGCTAATGG AAATGGTCTGAAAGATGTGCGCAGAAGCCGGAGCTGA
- the LOC103864563 gene encoding serine/arginine-rich splicing factor RSZ22A isoform X2 has translation MSRVYVGNLDPRVTERELEDEFRVYGVIKSVWVARRPPGYAFLDFEDSRDARDAIRDLDGKNGWRVEESHNRGGGGGRGGRGGGDGGRGRGGSDLKCYECGEPGHFARECRSRGGSGRRRSPSPRGRSPPRYRKSPTYGERRRSYSPRARSPPPPRRRSPSPRGRNYSRSPPPYRGRDEVPYANGGLKDVRRSRS, from the exons ATGTCGCGTGTGTACGTTGGTAATTTGGATCCGCGAGTTACTGAGCGTGAGCTCGAGGATGAGTTTCGTGTCTATGGAGTCATCAAGAG TGTTTGGGTTGCAAGACGTCCTCCTGGTTACGCCTTTCTTGATTTTGAAGACTCAAGGGATGCCCGCGACGCCATTCGTGATTTAGATG GCAAGAATGGATGGAGGGTGGAAGAGTCTCACAaccgtggtggtggtggaggccGTGGTGGTCGTGGAGGAGGTGATGGTGGCCGTGGCCGTGGTGGTTCTGATTTGAAGTGCTATGAGTGTGGCGAGCCTGGTCACTTTGCACGTGAGTGCCGCTCTCGTGGCGGCTCTGGGAGGCGTCGCAGTCCGTCTCCTCGTGGTCGCAGTCCTCCTAGATACAGAAAGAGCCCAACGTATGGAGAAAGGCGCAG GAGCTACAGCCCTCGCGCAagatctcctcctcctccaaggCGTCGCAGTCCTTCTCCTCGTGGTCGCAACTACAGTAGGTCACCCCCACCTTACAGAGGACGTGACGAGGTCCCATATGCTAATGG TGGTCTGAAAGATGTGCGCAGAAGCCGGAGCTGA
- the LOC103864564 gene encoding probable cyclic nucleotide-gated ion channel 14 translates to MEFKRDNTVRFYGDEKQTLEVTEKRLPLPMFKSSAAPFQKQELGTSKKSIFKIPRFGRFKVFPENFEIERDKILDPGGDVVLQWNRVFLFWCLVALYVDPLFFFLYSVKRTGRSSCMTTDLNLGIVVTFFRTLADLFYVLHIVIKFRTAYVSRTSRVFGRGELVKDPKLIARRYLRSDFIVDLIACLPLPQIVSWFILPSIRSSHSDHTTNALVLIVLVQYIPRLYLIFPLSAEIIKATGVVTTTAWAGAAYNLLQYMLASHILGAAWYLLSIQRQATCWKAECHKEFAPLECVTDFFDCGTLHRPDRNNWQNITVVFSNCDPSNDIKFTFGIFADALTKNVVSSPFLEKYLYCLWFGLQNLSSYGQNLDTSTSVLETMFAILVAIFGLVLFALLIGNMQTYLQSITVRLEEWRLKRRDTEEWMGHRQLPQDLRERVRRFVQYKWLATRGVDEETILHSLPADLRRDIQRHLCLDLVRRVPLFAQMDDQLLDAICERLVSSLSTQGNYIVREGDPVTEMLFIIRGKLDSSTTNGGRTGFFNSITLKPGEFCGEELLAWALLPKSKVNLPSSTRTVRALEEVEAFALQAEDLKFVANQFRRLHSKKLQHTFRYYSHQWRTWAACFVQVAWRRYKRRMVAKSLSLAESFSSYEEEEAVAVAAEEIMSQQGERQSSNPSRHSTSIGKPHFAATILASRFAKNTRKTAHKLKDVEVPMLPKPDEPDFSVDGD, encoded by the exons ATGGAGTTCAAAAGAGACAATACTGTCAG ATTCTATGGAGACGAGAAGCAAACCCTAGAAGTAACAGAGAAGCGTCTACCATTACCAATGTTCAAATCATCAGCAGCTCCATTTCAAAAACAAGAGTTAGGAACCTCAAAGAAGAGTATCTTCAAGATCCCTAGGTTCGGTAGATTCAAAGTCTTCCCGGAGAATTTCGAGATCGAGAGAGACAAGATTCTAGATCCTGGTGGTGACGTAGTGCTTCAATGGAACAGAGTTTTCCTCTTCTGGTGTCTCGTTGCTCTTTACGTAGACCCTttgttcttcttcctctattCAGTCAAACGCACCGGACGATCCTCTTGTATGACCACAGATTTGAATCTTGGAATCGTCGTTACTTTCTTCAGAACACTAGCGGATCTCTTCTACGTCTTGCACATTGTCATCAAGTTCAGAACGGCTTACGTGTCTCGTACTTCGAGAGTGTTTGGTCGTGGAGAACTTGTGAAAGATCCTAAGTTGATTGCTAGAAGATACTTGAGATCAGACTTCATCGTTGACCTCATCGCTTGTTTGCCTCTTCCTCAG ATTGTTAGTTGGTTTATTTTGCCATCAATCAGAAGCTCACACTCAGATCATACAACAAATGCACTTGTCCTCATTGTTCTTGTTCAATACATTCCTAGGCTTTATCTCATTTTCCCTCTAAGCGCTGAGATTATCAAAGCTACCGGAGTAGTCACAACCACAGCTTGGGCCGGTGCTGCTTACAATCTCCTTCAGTATATGCTTGCTAGCCAT ATTCTAGGAGCGGCGTGGTATCTACTGTCGATACAACGGCAAGCTACATGTTGGAAAGCAGAATGTCATAAAGAATTTGCGCCTCTAGAATGTGTTACAGATTTTTTTGACTGTGGTACATTGCACAGACCAGACCGGAATAACTGGCAGAACATAACAGTTGTCTTCAGCAACTGTGATCCTTCGAATGATATCAAATTCACTTTCGGGATATTCGCGGATGCTCTAACCAAAAACGTGGTTTCTTCGCCGTTCTTGGAGAAGTATTTGTATTGCTTATGGTTTGGATTACAGAATCTAAG TTCTTACGGACAGAATCTTGATACAAGCACCTCTGTTCTTGAGACAATGTTTGCTATCCTTGTGGCTATCTTTGGTCTTGTTTTGTTTGCTCTTTTAATCGGAAACATGCAG ACGTATTTGCAATCGATCACTGTGAGGCTTGAGGAGTGGAGACTGAAGAGAAGAGACACAGAAGAATGGATGGGACATCGTCAACTACCGCAGGATCTTAGAGAACGAGTGAGACGTTTTGTTCAGTATAAATGGTTAGCTACTCGAGGAGTTGATGAAGAAACCATTCTTCATTCTTTACCAGCAGATCTTCGCAGAGACATCCAACGACATCTCTGTCTCGACCTTGTTCGTCGT GTGCCACTGTTTGCGCAAATGGATGATCAGTTACTAGATGCGATATGTGAACGGTTAGTGTCATCTCTAAGCACACAAGGGAACTACATTGTACGTGAAGGTGATCCAGTGACCGAAATGCTCTTCATCATCCGTGGAAAGCTCGATAGCTCGACGACTAACGGAGGCAGAACCGGTTTCTTCAACTCAATAACACTCAAACCAGGAGAGTTCTGCGGAGAAGAGCTTCTTGCATGGGCATTGCTTCCAAAATCAAAAGTAAACTTACCATCATCTACAAGAACGGTGCGAGCTTTAGAAGAAGTTGAAGCCTTTGCTTTACAAGCAGAGGATCTCAAGTTTGTTGCTAACCAGTTCAGACGTTTACATAGCAAGAAGCTGCAACACACATTCCGTTATTACTCACACCAGTGGAGAACGTGGGCTGCTTGTTTCGTACAAGTGGCTTGGAGACGGTATAAGAGAAGAATGGTGGCTAAGAGTCTTAGCTTGGCTGAGTCATTCTCatcttatgaagaagaagaagctgttgcGGTTGCAGCTGAGGAGATAATGAGCCAACAAGGAGAGAGACAGAGCAGTAATCCATCGCGTCATTCTACTTCTATTGGGAAACCACATTTTGCTGCAACGATACTTGCTTCGAGGTTTGCTAAGAACACGAGGAAGACGGCTCATAAGTTGAAGGACGTTGAGGTTCCTATGCTTCCTAAACCGGATGAACCTGATTTCTCTGTCGATGGAGATTAG
- the LOC103864566 gene encoding ubiquitin carboxyl-terminal hydrolase 19, with protein MHQVGLTWDLNSFTQLVLTLFLLSFALLFFVKRTAAKYFEVGGGGGSDSDLRRDFMVPDASECSVCGNLTTKKCSRCKSVRYCSAECQRSDWNAGHKLKCKVVKSTTGLKASLFGNGSASKTALSPKLSQIIKPGDVLFPYETFVQYFNWDKPGLAPCGLTNCGNSCFANVVLQCLSWTRPLVAYLLERGHKRECRRNDWCFLCEFETHLERANISRFPFSPMNIISRLPNIGGNLGYGRQEDAHELMRFVIDMMQSVCLDEFGGEKVVPPRAQETTLIQYIFGGLLQSQVQCTVCSNVSDQYENMMDLTVEIHGDAVSLEECLDQFTAKEWLQGDNLYKCDRCNDYVKACKRLSIRSAPNILTVALKRFQGGRFGKLNKRISFPETFDLGPYMSCCGGEGSDVYKLYAVIVHLDMLNASFFGHYICYVKDFRGDWYRIDDSEVEKVELEDVLSQRAYMLLYSRVQARPSSLRSEEVQDEKKTDTVDTEASEDGSVESSGAGTNGASVSSMCNGIISHSENPECKKDSSSSASSTVSEVAERVDTVDSESNPSIDMEHDSGTDHQEEAAANGKEDSTVENPAVDSPCSDITTTSLSATTESKHIEKEDSDTEMIDNAESIQKDGEDKQGSF; from the exons ATGCACCAAGTTGGATTGACCTGGGATCTCAATTCCTTCACGCAGCTCGTCCTCAccctcttcctcctctccttCGCTCTCCTCTTCTTTGTCAAACGCACGGCCGCCAAGTACTTCGAGgtcggcggcggcggcggctccGACAGCGACCTCCGCCGAGATTTCATGGTTCCCGACGCGTCTGAGTGCTCCGTCTGTGGGAATCTCACCACCAAGAAGTGCTCTCGCTGCAAATCCGTTCGTTACTG CTCTGCGGAGTGCCAAAGGTCAGACTGGAACGCGGGGCATAAACTAAAATGCAAGGTGGTTAAGAGTACTACTGGTTTGAAAGCTTCTCTGTTTGGGAATGGCTCTGCGTCTAAAACTGCATTGTCTCCTAAGCTGAGCCAAATCATCAAGCCAGGAGAC GTTCTTTTCCCATACGAAACTTTTGTTCAGTACTTTAACTGGGACAAACCTGGTTTGGCACCTTGTGGGCTCACCAATTGTGGAAACAG TTGTTTTGCTAATGTGGTTCTGCAATGCCTTTCCTGGACACGCCCTCTCGTTGCGTACCTACTAGAGAGAGGCCACAAGAGAGAAT GTAGACGCAATGATTGGTGCTTTCTCTGCGAGTTTGAAACTCATCTCGAAAGAGCAAACATAAGCCGGTTTCCTTTTTCACCAATGAACATTATTTCACGGTTACCAAACATTGGTGGAAATCTTGGGTATGGGAGACAGGAAGATGCTCATGAGTTGATGAG GTTTGTGATTGACATGATGCAATCTGTTTGCCTTGACGAGTTCGGTGGAGAAAAGGTGGTGCCTCCTCGTGCTCAAGAAACAACCCTTATACAATACATATTTGGCGGTCTCCTTCAGTCGCAG GTCCAGTGTACTGTTTGCAGTAATGTTTCTGACCAATACGAAAATATGATGGACTTAACTGTTGAGATCCACGGGGATGCGGTATCATTAGAGGAATGTCTCGATCAGTTCACAGCTAAAGAATGGCTTCAGGGAGATAACCTTTACAAATGTGATAG ATGTAATGACTACGTGAAGGCATGTAAGCGCCTTTCAATCCGTTCTGCCCCTAATATACTTACAGTTGCCTTAAAAAGATTCCAG GGTGGGAGGTTTGGTAAACTGAACAAAAGAATTAGTTTTCCAGAGACATTTGATCTTGGCCCTTACATGAGCTGTTGTGGAGGAGAAGGATCAGATGTATACAAACTCTACGCTGTGATTGTCCATTTAGATATGTTGAATGCTTCATTTTTCGGCCACTACATCTGCTACGTTAAGGACTTCCGAGGAGACTGGTATAGAATAGACGATTCTGAG GTGGAAAAAGTTGAACTAGAAGATGTCCTTTCTCAACGAGCATACATGCTTCTCTACAGCAG GGTTCAGGCCAGACCATCAAGTCTTAGATCAGAAGAAGTTCAAGACGAGAAGAAAACAGATACAGTGGACACAGAGGCTAGCGAAGATGGCTCTGTTGAGAGTTCCGGGGCGGGAACAAATGGTGCCAGTGTGTCTTCGATGTGCAACGGCATCATCTCACATTCAGAAAACCCTGAATGCAAAAAAGATTCATCATCTTCGGCATCATCCACTGTCTCTGAAGTTGCTGAGAGGGTTGATACAGTAGATTCTGAATCAAACCCTTCTATTGACATGGAACATGATTCTGGAACAGATCATCAAGAAGAAGCGGCAGCAAATGGGAAAGAAGATTCAACGGTTGAAAATCCGGCTGTTGATTCTCCTTGTTCGGACATTACTACTACATCTCTGTCTGCTACTACAGAGTCCAAACATATAGAGAAAGAGGATTCAGACACTGAGATGATTGATAATGCTGAATCAATCCAAAAGGATGGTGAAGATAAACAAGGGAGCTTCTAA
- the LOC103864568 gene encoding B3 domain-containing protein REM14, whose amino-acid sequence MRMANKHFFQPLLPGFHTHLKIPVAFFSKHMEGRNDHKNTAKLRSEASEMTWKVNIEDGRRLTEGWKEFALAHDLRVGDIVIFRQERDMSFHVTLLGPSCCEIQYGSCIDQDNNLEKIQKKNPKREKAESSCFVANVTPSNLRYDRLESDEDSNHISSQERIEREDKKGGFVTLTVKPSDFKNSRLYLPMAFTKDNGINAETKLALLDKNGVKWSTDLRSECNGKRIRMIGGWKKFFKANFLKIGEPIMFKLIWDGNTSCVLKLCS is encoded by the exons ATGAGAATGGCAAATAAACATTTCTTTCAGCCTCTTCTTCCTGGCTTCCACACCCACTTG AAAATTCCTGTAGCTTTCTTCTCCAAGCATATGGAAGGAAGAAACGATCATAAAAATACGGCGAAGCTGAGATCAGAGGCGTCGGAGATGACCTGGAAAGTGAATATAGAAGATGGCCGGAGACTCACTGAAGGTTGGAAAGAGTTTGCTCTTGCACATGATCTACGAGTTGGTGACATTGTCATTTTCAGACAAGAGAGAGACATGTCTTTCCACGTGACACTGCTCGGACCCAGTTGTTGTGAGATACAATATGGATCGTGTATAGACCAAGATAACAACCTCG agaaaattcaa AAGAAGAACCCAAAAAGAGAAAAAGCAGAGTCCTCTTGTTTTGTGGCTAATGTCACGCCTTCGAACCTTCGATATGACAGACTGGAAAGCGATGAAGATAGCAACCACATAAGCTCACAGGAACGTATAGAAAGAGAAGATAAAAAGGGTGGATTTGTGACATTGACTGTCAAGCCTTCGGACTTCAAAAACTCTAGACTG TATCTTCCCATGGCTTTCACGAAGGACAATGGTATCAATGCGGAAACTAAATTGGCTCTGCTGGATAAAAACGGTGTGAAGTGGTCTACAGATCTGAGGTCTGAGTGCAATGGTAAAAGAATAAGAATGATAGGAGGCTGGAAAAAGTTCTTCAAAGCTAACTTTTTGAAGATAGGTGAACCGATCATGTTCAAGCTGATTTGGGATGGAAACACGAGTTGTGTGCTTAAGTTATGCTCCTAG